In Polynucleobacter ibericus, a genomic segment contains:
- the hemL gene encoding glutamate-1-semialdehyde 2,1-aminomutase, with the protein MAKVDQNEALFERAQKTIPGGVNSPVRAFRQVGGVPRFVTKAKGPYFWDANDQRYIDLIMSWGPMIVGHANPEVVAAVQKAAETSFSYGAPTQGEIELAERICALIPSVEQVRMVSSGTEATMSALRLARGYTGRDLIIKFEGCYHGHADSLLVKAGSGLLTFADSTQNAPSSGGVPQDLVKHTLVLPYNDVAAIEEVFKKQGDQIAAVIIEPIAGNMNLIQPSKEFLSAIRHLTSKHGSVLIYDEVMTGFRVALGGAQSLQGITPDLTCLGKVMGGGMPMAAFGGKKEIMSKLAPLGNVYQAGTLSGNPVAVAAGLKTLEIISREGFFECLTGQTEKLMARLKQAADKASVPFAVDSVGGMFGFYFADQVPTTFEAVTKTNIDAFKKFFHLMLDEGVYLAPSAYEAGFTSIAHDNAVIDAIVTAAESSFKKL; encoded by the coding sequence ATGGCAAAAGTAGATCAAAACGAGGCGCTATTTGAGCGTGCGCAAAAGACAATTCCTGGGGGAGTGAATTCTCCAGTGAGAGCTTTCCGTCAAGTAGGCGGAGTTCCCCGTTTTGTTACTAAAGCTAAAGGCCCCTACTTTTGGGATGCCAACGATCAGCGCTATATCGACTTGATTATGTCTTGGGGTCCTATGATTGTGGGCCATGCAAATCCAGAAGTAGTAGCTGCGGTACAAAAAGCAGCTGAGACTAGTTTTAGTTATGGTGCACCCACTCAAGGTGAGATCGAATTAGCTGAGCGCATTTGCGCTTTGATACCAAGCGTTGAGCAGGTACGCATGGTTTCGAGTGGAACAGAGGCAACAATGAGCGCCTTGCGTTTAGCTCGTGGCTACACCGGTCGTGATTTGATTATCAAGTTTGAGGGTTGCTATCACGGTCATGCCGATAGTCTTCTAGTAAAAGCGGGTTCTGGCTTATTAACCTTTGCTGACTCCACACAGAATGCACCGTCCTCTGGTGGCGTTCCACAGGATTTGGTAAAACATACCTTAGTTCTGCCTTACAACGATGTGGCTGCAATTGAAGAGGTATTTAAAAAACAGGGCGATCAAATTGCTGCAGTGATTATTGAACCAATTGCAGGCAATATGAATTTGATTCAGCCTTCAAAAGAATTCTTATCTGCTATACGTCATCTGACTAGCAAGCATGGCAGTGTTTTAATTTATGACGAAGTAATGACCGGCTTTAGGGTAGCCCTAGGCGGTGCTCAATCCTTGCAAGGCATTACTCCGGATCTGACTTGCTTGGGCAAGGTAATGGGTGGAGGTATGCCGATGGCAGCTTTTGGCGGCAAGAAAGAAATCATGTCTAAGCTTGCCCCGTTAGGAAATGTTTATCAGGCGGGAACCTTATCTGGCAATCCAGTAGCGGTCGCTGCAGGCTTGAAGACCTTGGAGATTATTTCTCGGGAAGGTTTCTTTGAGTGTTTAACTGGTCAGACAGAAAAGTTGATGGCAAGATTAAAACAAGCAGCTGATAAGGCAAGTGTCCCTTTTGCAGTAGATAGTGTTGGCGGTATGTTTGGGTTTTACTTTGCCGATCAAGTACCAACTACATTTGAAGCAGTCACTAAAACCAATATTGATGCTTTTAAGAAATTCTTTCATCTGATGTTAGATGAAGGAGTGTACTTAGCACCATCAGCGTATGAAGCAGGATTTACTTCGATTGCCCATGACAATGCAGTGATTGATGCTATCGTTACTGCTGCTGAAAGTTCATTCAAAAAACTATAA
- a CDS encoding symmetrical bis(5'-nucleosyl)-tetraphosphatase: MSKIYAVGDVQGCAPSLKALVKKLPPKSKMIFLGDLVNRGPDSLGALRQLKTLQESGRAECILGNHDLHLLAIDAGLRKTKGLDTVEPILHAPDRAELIHWIRQRPMALSNGKVLTVHAGVLPQWDLQQTIECAQEVEKALRSKSYKTFLGNMYGNTPNKWSNSLKGYERLRVITNALTRMRFCSPTGQMEFESKEGLEDGPKGYTPWFMAPKRKTADALIYFGHWSTLGLLRKHNVIGLDTGCVWGGKLTALEIADSNKDSKNLEIIQVSGYDHPLRM; the protein is encoded by the coding sequence ATGAGCAAGATATATGCCGTAGGTGACGTACAAGGCTGCGCACCCTCATTAAAGGCTTTAGTCAAAAAACTTCCACCGAAATCCAAAATGATTTTTCTGGGAGACTTGGTTAATCGTGGTCCTGATTCATTGGGGGCTTTGCGGCAACTCAAGACCCTGCAAGAGTCTGGTCGTGCTGAATGCATTTTAGGCAATCATGATTTACACCTTCTGGCTATTGATGCTGGTCTTCGTAAAACCAAAGGACTGGATACTGTAGAACCTATTTTGCATGCCCCCGATCGTGCCGAGTTGATTCACTGGATTCGGCAGCGCCCTATGGCACTCTCTAATGGCAAGGTTCTGACGGTGCATGCAGGTGTATTGCCGCAATGGGATTTACAACAAACGATTGAATGTGCTCAAGAAGTGGAAAAGGCGCTTCGTAGCAAGTCTTACAAAACCTTTTTAGGCAATATGTATGGCAACACTCCCAACAAGTGGAGTAATTCCCTAAAAGGTTATGAACGCTTACGCGTCATCACCAACGCACTCACTAGAATGCGTTTTTGCAGCCCGACAGGTCAAATGGAATTTGAGAGCAAGGAAGGTCTAGAGGATGGCCCGAAAGGCTATACCCCTTGGTTCATGGCTCCCAAGAGAAAAACTGCTGATGCCTTAATTTACTTTGGGCACTGGTCCACATTGGGTTTACTCCGCAAGCACAATGTCATCGGCCTAGACACAGGTTGTGTTTGGGGTGGAAAGCTCACTGCCCTTGAAATAGCAGACTCAAATAAAGACTCCAAAAATTTAGAGATCATTCAGGTGAGTGGCTATGACCACCCACTCAGAATGTGA
- a CDS encoding cryptochrome/photolyase family protein has product MQKALVWLRRDLRLYDNAALHHALKECGQVWLAFIFDTDILKPLLKGEPEANGLKHDRRVDFIWQGIKQIDDALRKQGGGLIVRFGKPTQCIPEIAKDLGVNTVFTNHDYEPSAIERDEIVKAQLEKQGIGFETFKDQVIFEKKEILTNSNTVFSIFTPYKNNWLKTLQEKDLAAYACKPKPGQFAAIPKKLNEPLPSLESMGFCSTGIESYLPPGSDGGQAFLEDFLTRIDQYQVGRDFPAIKGVSYLSTHLRFGMLSIRGLVREAHRRMLAGSMGATIWLSELIWRDFYFMILANHPRLAQGASFKPDYDNIAWESGASAKKLFTAWCEGKTGYPLVDAAMHQLNQSGYMHNRLRMVVASFLTKDLGIDWRWGEAYFAEHLNDFELSSNNGGWQWASSSGCDAQPYFRIFNPITQSEKFDPEGKFIKRYLPQLDKLSKKTIHAPWKAGHIELEAAGIVMGRDYPLPVVDHDEARKKTLVRYSVVKKIA; this is encoded by the coding sequence ATGCAAAAAGCACTTGTTTGGCTCCGCCGCGATCTTCGTCTTTATGACAATGCCGCCCTTCACCACGCCCTCAAAGAATGTGGCCAGGTTTGGCTTGCCTTCATTTTTGATACCGATATTCTCAAACCCCTACTGAAAGGTGAGCCAGAGGCCAATGGGCTAAAGCACGACCGTCGGGTTGACTTCATTTGGCAAGGTATCAAGCAAATTGACGATGCACTACGAAAACAAGGCGGGGGGCTGATTGTCCGCTTTGGTAAGCCAACCCAATGCATTCCAGAAATTGCCAAAGATTTGGGTGTAAACACCGTCTTTACCAATCACGACTATGAACCTTCAGCTATCGAACGCGACGAGATCGTTAAAGCACAATTAGAAAAACAAGGTATTGGTTTTGAGACTTTTAAAGATCAGGTGATCTTTGAGAAGAAAGAAATTCTCACCAATTCGAATACCGTCTTTTCCATCTTTACCCCTTACAAAAATAATTGGCTCAAAACGCTGCAAGAAAAAGATCTGGCAGCTTATGCATGCAAACCAAAACCAGGTCAGTTTGCAGCCATTCCCAAAAAACTGAATGAGCCACTCCCCTCGCTAGAGTCAATGGGCTTTTGCTCTACCGGTATTGAGAGCTATTTGCCACCTGGCTCAGACGGTGGTCAAGCTTTTTTAGAAGACTTTCTCACTCGTATAGACCAGTACCAAGTAGGTAGAGACTTTCCAGCAATTAAGGGAGTGAGTTACCTCTCCACCCATTTACGCTTTGGCATGCTATCTATCAGGGGGTTAGTACGCGAAGCACATCGCCGTATGCTGGCTGGCAGCATGGGTGCAACGATTTGGTTAAGTGAATTAATCTGGCGCGATTTCTATTTCATGATTCTGGCCAATCATCCGCGCCTTGCACAGGGCGCATCATTTAAGCCTGATTACGACAATATTGCCTGGGAGAGCGGCGCCTCAGCCAAGAAATTATTTACGGCTTGGTGTGAAGGTAAAACGGGTTACCCACTTGTTGATGCAGCAATGCATCAACTCAATCAAAGTGGCTATATGCACAACCGCTTACGGATGGTGGTGGCCAGCTTTCTTACAAAGGATCTTGGTATTGACTGGCGCTGGGGCGAGGCTTATTTTGCAGAGCACCTCAATGACTTTGAACTGTCTTCTAATAACGGTGGTTGGCAGTGGGCATCTTCATCAGGCTGTGATGCTCAGCCTTATTTCCGAATCTTTAACCCCATTACCCAATCAGAGAAATTTGACCCTGAAGGTAAGTTCATCAAACGCTACCTTCCTCAGCTCGATAAGCTTTCCAAGAAGACAATTCATGCCCCCTGGAAAGCCGGTCATATAGAGCTCGAGGCTGCAGGCATCGTTATGGGAAGAGATTACCCCTTACCGGTGGTTGATCATGATGAAGCGCGTAAAAAGACTCTGGTGCGATATAGCGTCGTCAAAAAAATTGCTTAG
- a CDS encoding YdcF family protein, translating to MDTIFFILANVVQFCIEPLNWLLIFLPLSLLFLSLRKPALCKRFLVLALLDLVLVGWIPSAEVFLRALEDIVPKTTISELSEKDIGGIIILGGAIEGGQISIDRGEVSVGSSAERITKAFELIRKYPDLPYIFSGYSGRLLPQGLSEADAFKQLVQEQGLNQAMAHYENRSRNTYENVLFIKPMIAEYGSKSDSDQPKPWLLITSASHMYRSVKIFQKQGIQVIPVPVDYQTANTPHWWRFDLEDGAENWNKLAHEVIGLIGYWVTGKI from the coding sequence ATGGATACGATCTTTTTTATTCTTGCAAATGTGGTGCAGTTTTGTATTGAGCCATTAAATTGGCTTTTGATCTTCTTGCCACTGAGTCTACTTTTTCTATCCCTCAGAAAGCCAGCGCTTTGTAAGCGGTTTCTAGTATTGGCGCTACTCGACCTGGTCCTTGTTGGCTGGATACCGAGCGCGGAGGTTTTTTTAAGGGCGTTAGAAGATATAGTGCCTAAAACTACGATTTCCGAACTTTCTGAAAAGGATATTGGTGGGATCATTATTTTGGGTGGTGCAATTGAAGGTGGCCAGATTTCAATTGATAGGGGGGAGGTGTCTGTTGGGTCCTCCGCTGAGCGCATCACCAAGGCATTTGAGTTGATTCGTAAATACCCTGATCTCCCTTATATTTTTAGTGGTTACTCAGGACGTTTGTTGCCTCAGGGCCTATCTGAAGCAGATGCATTTAAACAGCTTGTTCAAGAGCAGGGCCTGAATCAGGCTATGGCGCACTATGAGAATCGGTCCCGCAATACTTATGAGAATGTCCTTTTCATAAAGCCTATGATTGCAGAATATGGATCTAAGAGTGATTCTGATCAACCCAAACCTTGGCTTTTAATAACCTCAGCAAGTCATATGTATCGATCGGTAAAAATTTTTCAGAAACAGGGAATTCAAGTTATTCCAGTGCCAGTGGATTACCAAACGGCCAATACCCCGCACTGGTGGAGGTTTGATCTGGAGGATGGAGCTGAAAATTGGAATAAATTGGCTCATGAAGTCATTGGTCTTATAGGTTACTGGGTTACTGGAAAGATCTAG
- a CDS encoding YqgE/AlgH family protein, with product MPGMVDPNFAGSVIYLFEHTQRGAMGLVVNRPTEVDLATLFDKIELKLEIAPLLEQPVYFGGPVQVERGFVLHESNPNLSYSSSLVIPGGLTMTTSKDVLEAVAVGNGPRKFLMTLGYAGWGAGQLEEEITLNGWMNVPLSREQMSEIIFNTPFSQRYEKAMSHLGFDLSHLSGEAGHA from the coding sequence ATGCCAGGTATGGTGGATCCTAATTTTGCGGGTTCTGTAATCTATCTTTTTGAGCATACCCAGAGAGGGGCGATGGGGCTGGTAGTGAATAGACCTACCGAAGTTGACCTAGCTACTCTGTTTGACAAAATAGAACTCAAATTAGAAATTGCACCTTTGCTAGAACAGCCAGTGTATTTCGGTGGTCCAGTGCAAGTTGAGCGTGGCTTTGTTTTGCATGAATCCAATCCCAATCTTTCTTACAGCTCTTCCTTGGTAATTCCTGGTGGCTTAACTATGACTACCTCTAAGGATGTTCTTGAGGCAGTTGCTGTAGGTAACGGCCCCAGAAAATTTTTGATGACTCTTGGGTATGCTGGTTGGGGTGCTGGGCAACTCGAGGAAGAAATTACTTTAAATGGCTGGATGAATGTGCCACTTTCGCGTGAGCAAATGAGTGAAATTATTTTCAATACGCCTTTTAGTCAGCGCTATGAAAAAGCCATGAGCCATCTTGGTTTTGATTTATCTCATCTTTCTGGTGAGGCGGGACATGCTTAA
- the ruvX gene encoding Holliday junction resolvase RuvX, translating to MLKSSPNSAAVPGTVMAFDYGLRRVGVAVGNTVTKLGQPLRTIAAPNADGLFREIECLLGEWAPNQLVVGLPMHPDGAEHEMTAKAKRFGNQLHGRFGLPVSWVDERYTSAVLEGSSQMRDNLDAHSAVLILEQYFAG from the coding sequence ATGCTTAAGTCGAGCCCTAATTCAGCTGCAGTCCCAGGGACTGTGATGGCTTTTGATTATGGTCTGCGGCGGGTAGGGGTTGCGGTTGGCAATACTGTGACTAAACTGGGTCAGCCCCTCAGGACTATTGCCGCTCCCAATGCAGATGGTTTGTTTCGTGAAATAGAGTGTCTTCTAGGGGAGTGGGCCCCCAATCAGCTGGTGGTTGGACTTCCCATGCACCCAGATGGCGCTGAGCATGAAATGACCGCTAAAGCTAAGCGCTTTGGCAATCAGCTTCATGGTCGCTTTGGTTTGCCCGTAAGCTGGGTGGACGAGCGATATACATCAGCAGTTTTAGAGGGCAGCTCTCAGATGCGGGACAATCTAGATGCGCACTCTGCCGTGTTAATTTTGGAGCAATATTTTGCTGGGTAA
- the pyrR gene encoding bifunctional pyr operon transcriptional regulator/uracil phosphoribosyltransferase PyrR, with product MNAELLYEKLLAKLRNRAQVSSFELAGLAMGGAWIAERLAKDLGLPHYGVLNVAFHRDDYAEKGMTALRTASTMTTHLPFDVNGANVILIDDVLLTGRTVRAALNELFDFGRPAQVELMVLADRGKRELPVSADFAAEQVQVPEQQILVLEKDAAGKFSFQLEERV from the coding sequence ATGAATGCTGAATTGTTATATGAAAAGCTACTAGCCAAACTGCGTAATAGAGCGCAGGTTAGTTCATTTGAGTTAGCTGGCCTGGCGATGGGCGGTGCATGGATTGCAGAACGATTGGCAAAAGATTTGGGTTTGCCGCACTACGGCGTCCTTAATGTCGCTTTTCATCGTGATGATTACGCCGAAAAAGGTATGACGGCATTACGTACTGCCAGCACCATGACGACTCATCTGCCATTTGATGTCAATGGCGCAAATGTAATTTTGATTGATGATGTTTTGTTAACAGGTAGAACAGTTAGAGCGGCCCTCAATGAGTTATTTGATTTTGGCCGACCCGCGCAAGTTGAATTAATGGTTCTTGCTGATCGCGGTAAACGAGAGTTACCAGTGAGCGCTGATTTTGCAGCGGAGCAAGTACAGGTTCCTGAGCAACAAATTTTGGTATTAGAAAAAGATGCCGCTGGCAAGTTCAGCTTTCAGCTAGAGGAGCGAGTTTAA
- a CDS encoding aspartate carbamoyltransferase catalytic subunit yields MNQFNAAGELTHLLTLEGLPKEQILHILDTAQQFVSVTDPSREVKKVPLLRGKSVFNLFFENSTRTRTTFEIAAKRLSADVINLDISTSSTAKGESLLDTIDNLVAMQADIFVVRHGVSKAPIEIANHVPSHVHVVNAGDGSHQHPTQGLLDMYTMRHFKQNFKGLKVAIVGDIVHSRVAKSNIHALTTLGCEDIRAIGPESLLPSDLDMLGVKVFHSMEEGLKDVDVVMTLRIQKERMEAGQVPEGDAFFKQYGLTPGRLALAKPDAIVMHPGPMNRGVEIDSAVADGPQSVILNQVTFGIAVRMAVMSIVAGN; encoded by the coding sequence ATGAACCAATTTAATGCTGCCGGTGAATTAACTCACCTTCTGACTTTAGAGGGTCTGCCAAAAGAACAAATTCTGCATATTTTAGATACCGCCCAGCAGTTTGTCAGCGTGACAGATCCTTCGCGTGAGGTGAAGAAGGTGCCTTTGTTACGTGGCAAAAGTGTATTTAACTTATTCTTTGAAAACTCTACGCGCACGAGAACGACTTTTGAGATTGCTGCTAAGAGGTTGTCTGCCGATGTGATTAACTTAGATATTTCCACCTCTTCGACCGCTAAAGGCGAGAGCTTGTTGGACACCATCGACAACTTGGTTGCGATGCAGGCAGATATTTTTGTGGTACGTCATGGCGTATCTAAAGCACCCATTGAAATAGCCAATCATGTGCCTTCACATGTTCACGTTGTGAATGCGGGCGATGGAAGTCATCAGCATCCAACCCAAGGCTTGTTGGACATGTATACGATGCGCCACTTTAAGCAAAATTTCAAAGGCTTAAAGGTAGCTATTGTGGGCGATATTGTTCATAGCCGTGTTGCTAAATCGAACATTCATGCACTTACGACCTTGGGCTGCGAAGATATTCGTGCGATTGGCCCTGAAAGTTTGTTGCCTAGTGATTTAGATATGTTGGGAGTGAAAGTGTTTCATTCCATGGAAGAAGGTCTTAAGGATGTCGATGTGGTGATGACTCTGCGCATTCAGAAGGAACGCATGGAGGCTGGCCAGGTTCCAGAGGGTGATGCCTTCTTTAAACAATATGGTTTAACGCCGGGCCGCTTAGCTTTAGCTAAGCCAGATGCAATCGTGATGCATCCAGGCCCAATGAATCGTGGTGTAGAGATTGATTCAGCTGTAGCAGACGGTCCACAATCAGTTATCTTGAATCAAGTCACCTTTGGGATTGCTGTGCGGATGGCTGTGATGTCAATCGTTGCTGGTAATTAA
- a CDS encoding glycosyltransferase, translated as MPADKLMNKRWLILSHGFNMDGRASSQTITDKMPYLLDDGIKPIVFSAITGIKDQRFPHRQFLAWGPAAFRFDFRHWIANQYGRGFVYKLLTRTVSVLLAPFIGLEKLILGYSSQWSWAMPAFMHGYKLIREGQIDLVYSTGGAWSAHLAGLWLKKVTGVRWIAEIHDPLVIRKSPVDEGIEQPKNRDARFRHYLEKQIVRFADFVWWFTDGAVHYAKARNSNLNTPGNAHGFMVLPGAEPPGGLSAAKTHLYTDTLNLSHSGSLAKDRSLSTILNALHSLFQKYPQAREKIRVHAYGAALDELTLGAIKQFSYQDVLIAHGRLEKDAVTGKSGRERVVEKMQEADVLILLHGNDEWCAEYIPSKFYEYLWTGRPIWGITHRNPQLDEMLSERGAYLSHEGDKIGIEMALERIWLDWQERRLIEPKWLPLGVNQAVAQILTEIQYK; from the coding sequence ATGCCCGCGGACAAATTAATGAATAAGCGGTGGCTAATTTTGTCGCATGGCTTCAATATGGATGGACGTGCATCCAGCCAGACGATTACAGACAAGATGCCTTATCTATTGGATGATGGCATAAAGCCTATAGTCTTTAGTGCAATTACTGGCATTAAAGATCAGCGCTTTCCGCATCGTCAATTTCTAGCATGGGGTCCTGCAGCATTTCGTTTTGACTTTCGTCATTGGATTGCAAATCAATATGGACGTGGGTTTGTTTACAAGTTACTGACGAGGACCGTTTCGGTCTTATTGGCGCCATTTATTGGCCTTGAAAAGTTGATCTTGGGGTACTCGAGTCAATGGTCATGGGCAATGCCTGCATTTATGCATGGATATAAATTAATCCGTGAGGGGCAGATTGATCTGGTGTATTCCACAGGCGGTGCATGGTCTGCACATCTGGCTGGCTTATGGTTGAAGAAGGTGACTGGTGTGAGGTGGATTGCTGAAATTCACGACCCGTTGGTGATCCGCAAAAGTCCGGTTGATGAGGGTATTGAACAACCCAAAAATAGAGATGCGCGCTTTCGGCATTATTTGGAAAAGCAAATCGTTCGCTTTGCTGATTTTGTATGGTGGTTTACCGATGGTGCAGTTCATTATGCAAAAGCAAGAAATTCAAATTTAAATACACCTGGGAACGCCCATGGATTTATGGTGTTACCAGGCGCGGAACCTCCGGGCGGTTTAAGTGCGGCCAAGACACATCTTTATACGGATACATTAAATTTATCCCACTCAGGCTCTTTAGCTAAAGATCGATCACTCTCTACGATTTTGAATGCACTCCATTCTTTGTTCCAGAAATATCCACAGGCTCGCGAGAAGATTCGAGTTCATGCCTATGGTGCTGCATTGGATGAATTAACCCTTGGAGCAATAAAGCAATTTTCTTATCAGGATGTGCTCATTGCCCATGGCCGCCTAGAAAAAGATGCTGTAACTGGTAAGTCCGGTCGCGAAAGAGTAGTTGAAAAAATGCAGGAAGCAGATGTGTTGATTTTGCTTCACGGTAATGATGAGTGGTGCGCTGAATATATTCCTTCTAAGTTTTATGAATACCTTTGGACTGGACGTCCAATCTGGGGAATTACCCATCGCAATCCTCAGCTCGATGAAATGCTCTCGGAGCGTGGTGCTTACCTGAGTCATGAGGGCGATAAAATTGGCATTGAAATGGCTCTCGAAAGAATTTGGTTAGACTGGCAGGAGCGCCGGCTAATTGAGCCAAAATGGCTACCCTTGGGAGTAAATCAGGCGGTTGCGCAGATTCTGACTGAGATTCAATACAAATAG
- a CDS encoding DUF6492 family protein has translation MKDFVLYCKSYRNDFLRLKRLLSSIEQFNRDHLPFYISTPRADQDLLVQVLGNEASYVWIADEDIVRANPDASLEKYQAMPGGLSQAIVKSEFWRLSLAKNYLCLDSDCVFIRPFFMDDFMGSDGVPFTVLHQNKEYFQLAQNRGQSEVQRNLQLEAKRVQALFGRVGPEFYCAPAPFIWSAKVWESLDQRYLKPKGLTLWDMVTPDYPETLIYGEALLNYRAIPLIAIEPLFRVYHYDWQYYLMRRLGESDEKLKSNYLGVLYQSNWESSMSAGGDQKSLPSRVLKRTKRFLRYLQSYL, from the coding sequence TTGAAAGATTTTGTCCTCTATTGCAAGTCCTATCGCAATGACTTTCTGCGCCTAAAAAGACTGCTTTCATCCATAGAGCAGTTTAATCGGGACCATTTACCTTTTTATATTTCCACCCCTAGAGCGGATCAAGATCTATTGGTCCAGGTGCTGGGAAATGAAGCTAGCTATGTGTGGATTGCGGATGAAGATATCGTAAGGGCTAACCCAGATGCCTCTCTGGAAAAATATCAGGCAATGCCAGGTGGTTTGTCGCAAGCAATTGTGAAGTCAGAGTTTTGGCGACTGAGTTTGGCAAAAAATTATTTATGCCTTGATTCTGATTGTGTTTTCATCCGACCATTTTTCATGGACGATTTCATGGGCTCTGATGGGGTTCCATTTACAGTGCTCCATCAAAATAAAGAGTATTTCCAGCTAGCTCAGAATCGCGGTCAGTCTGAGGTCCAGCGTAATCTGCAGTTAGAAGCTAAACGCGTGCAGGCTTTATTTGGTAGAGTGGGCCCAGAATTTTATTGTGCTCCAGCTCCTTTTATATGGTCCGCAAAGGTTTGGGAGTCATTAGATCAGCGCTACCTAAAGCCTAAGGGGCTCACTCTTTGGGATATGGTGACACCTGATTACCCCGAGACATTGATTTATGGCGAGGCATTACTTAATTACCGGGCCATTCCCTTAATCGCAATTGAGCCCTTATTTAGGGTCTATCACTACGATTGGCAGTATTACTTGATGAGACGTCTTGGTGAGAGCGATGAAAAGCTCAAGTCGAATTACCTTGGGGTTCTGTATCAGTCTAATTGGGAGTCGAGTATGAGCGCAGGAGGCGATCAGAAGTCCTTGCCTTCCCGAGTTTTAAAACGGACAAAACGTTTTTTACGTTACTTACAAAGCTATCTCTAA
- a CDS encoding glycosyltransferase family 25 protein: MPEIQGLVISLAGSEVRQQKVKSELDKTNLHWRFLDAVRGSALTNTPKEYQPGKVKNLLGFELTPNELGCFLSHKKAWQDCVDKNIPTIIFEDDFCLLPHFEKAIHFLVNESTNWDAVRLQGLSTVPQEKIQGNAEFSLVRNIGDAVGATAYLLKPSAAQTLIDASSDIYEPLDHFLEHHQKHHLEFLAISPYPVDITGVETTIADRPSRLPIRGWHKTKRSILRALDRWFSKNPWFPS; the protein is encoded by the coding sequence ATGCCAGAAATTCAGGGTTTAGTTATTTCATTGGCTGGTTCAGAAGTTCGCCAGCAAAAGGTGAAATCAGAGTTGGATAAAACCAACTTGCACTGGCGTTTTTTAGACGCCGTGCGGGGGTCTGCACTAACGAATACCCCTAAAGAGTATCAACCAGGAAAGGTAAAAAATTTACTAGGATTTGAATTAACCCCAAATGAACTGGGATGTTTTTTGTCCCACAAAAAAGCCTGGCAAGATTGTGTCGACAAAAATATTCCAACCATTATTTTTGAGGATGACTTTTGCTTGCTACCGCACTTTGAGAAAGCAATTCATTTTTTAGTAAATGAATCGACTAACTGGGATGCGGTAAGACTCCAGGGCTTGAGTACTGTTCCTCAAGAGAAAATTCAAGGCAATGCTGAATTTTCTTTGGTGAGAAATATTGGGGATGCAGTAGGGGCAACAGCCTATCTTTTAAAGCCAAGCGCTGCCCAAACTTTGATTGATGCATCTAGTGATATTTATGAGCCCTTAGATCACTTCTTAGAGCATCACCAAAAGCACCATCTGGAATTCCTGGCAATTAGTCCTTATCCAGTCGATATTACTGGGGTAGAGACGACTATTGCAGACAGGCCAAGCAGATTGCCAATACGCGGTTGGCATAAGACAAAAAGATCTATTTTGCGTGCTTTAGATCGTTGGTTTTCAAAGAACCCTTGGTTCCCAAGCTAA